Below is a genomic region from Pedobacter cryoconitis.
TTACAAAAGATTAAAAATTGCCGATTTGCAAAATGCTGTTTTCGAATTGCTGGAAAATCCACAATACCGGAACGCAGCTTTAAAAATAAAAGAAACATTTATTGCTTCAGGCGGGAATGACAAAGCAGTACAGCTGCTGGAAGATTTTGCTGAAGCGGAACAATTAGTCGAAAAGAATAATTAATGCCGATGAACCCGACATGGTTAAAATAAGTATTAGGCACACAGGGCAATAATTATTTTAAATCATCAAAGACTCATCTAAAAAATAACAATAAATAAATTAGATGAAAAGAAAACTACTTTTTGGTGAAAGGTTAATGCTTGGTGATGGAAAAACTCCTTTTAATGGAGTGTTTCCAATTAAAATCCGCGGAGAATTTTCTGCTGCGAGACTGCATCATGCACTGTTAAGACTGCAACAGAAACATCCTTTGCTGAATGCAGTAATTACCTATGATAAAAATAACCGCCCATACTTTGCGACAGCTAATGAACAGCCAGTTAAAATTCCGGTGGAAATCCTTTCCAGGTACAGTGATCATGACTGGGAAGCGGAGACAGTCAGGCAATGGCAAACTCCGTTTAGAACAGAACTGGAACCGATGTTACGTGTGTCATGGTTAAAAGGAGATGGAGTTTCTGAGCTGCTTACGGTCTTTCACCACTGTTTGATTGATGGCGGGTCAATAATGACTATTCTGACTGCATTATTCGAATTAATAGATAATGGAGATGCTGATATTGGTCAGGAAAGCCCTATTAGAGGACTTGCGGACATTGTGCCGCCTGAGATTATGGAGAGTAGAAAGAAAAAGATAAAAGTGAACCTGATCGGTAATATTGCCGTACTGGCTTTAAGGCTGATGCCGGCGGGAAAAAAAGCTGTAGAAAGAAAAAAGGATTATTTGATTCACTGGAAAATGGATGAAGAGATGACCTCACAACTTTCCGGTTTCTGCAAACGTGCTGAGGTAACGGTCAATACACTTTTATGTGCAGTGCTGTTACAGACTTTTAAAGAGGTAAGAAAAGAAAAATCACATAATAAGATTTCCTGCCCAGTTGATCTGCGTAATATTAATCAGCATATAAAAAAGGACAATATTTTTGCTTTTGGCTCTATGTTCGTTGTCAGCTCTTATCCGGAGCTTGATTTTATGAGCAATCTGAGGGCTATACATCATGATATTAAGCAAAAGCTCAAAAAAATTGATCCATACCTGATGCTGATGGTACTGGAAAAAGCACATCCCGTACTCCATAAATTCAGTCGCTTTTTAAAACACAGCAAATCAAGTAACGATTGTATGTTCTCTAATATGGGCAGGATAACTATGCCTTATCAGTATAAAACATTTGAAATAGAAACCATGTACGCACCGACTGCAATCGGTCCTCTGGGTAATACAACGTCACTGTTAACATCTACCTGCCGCGGGCAAATGGACTTTTGCTTCGTCGCCAGCGAAGGATATATTCCTTATACAGAAGGTCAGGCTATACAAACAAGGATCATGTCGATCCTCAAAGAACAATTAAAAACACAGTTTCAACCAGGATAACAAATGAAAAGAAAATTGATCATCGGAGAAAGAGTGATGTACGTGGACGCAGCTACCCCTGTGAATTGCATTTTTACAGTCAAGATCCATGGGGTGATTGAGCCGGAAAACTTGCGTGCAGCCCTTGATAAAATACAGCATAAGCATCCTTTATTAAGGATGCAGATTGATGATCAACAGGCCGGTGGCCCGTATTTTGTTTTAAATGAACAGCTTAAAGTTATTCCGGTAAGGGTTGTTGAACGTAAAGGAGAGCAGGATTGGCTTAATGAATCCAAAACAGAATGGAATAAGCTGTTTGATGGTGAAAATGAGCCATTAGCCAGGGTTATCTGGTTGAAATCGCCGGAGGTGTCGGATCTTTTGTTAGTGCTGCCACACTGCATTTGTGATGGGACTACGCTGGTAACGCTGATGCAGGAACTATTATTTCTGCTGGATGAACCCAGTATGGAACTTAAGCCCTATGCTTCTTTCCAGTCCGTAAAAGAACTTTTGTCTTCTTCTTTTTCGGTTTCACCGGCAAAGGTTTTTAAGGCGCGCCTGTTTTCTTTACTGGGTAAAGCCTTTTTCTATTTTAAACCAACCCAGCGTAAAGTTGCAGCCGGAAATAATTACGTGTTGCATTGGCGACTGGATCAGCAGGAGACTGTTGAATTGGTTGAACGCAGTAAAGCTGCGGGGACTACCGTTCATGCAGCTTTGTGTATTGCCGTGATGAAAGCCTTTCAGCAGGTAAGAGGGATAAAAGCACACGGAAAAGTAATCTGCCCGGTAGACATCAGGCAGTTTATTCCTGAAATCAAAAATGACAACATGTTTGCCTTTGCACCTATTGTAGAATTAGAGATCGACAAGAATGCGGAGGTAGATTTCTGGAGCAAAGCAAGAATGCTGAAAGCTGATCTGAATACTAAAGTAGAAGCCTTGAAAGTTGCAGAAATGCTTTGGATGAGTGAGTATTTTCATGCGATTGTGAGCCGGATGGTCAGGTTTTTAAAAGCCACAGATGGAACACATGACGTCACGCTTTCCAATATGGGCAGACTCAGGATTGCAGAAAACTATCAGAATTTTGAAGTACTGGCCATTCATAGTCCGACAGTGGCTTTTCCATGGAGAAACCCAAATACGATGATTGCGAGTACTTTCAAAAACAAAATGGATTTTACCCTGATGTCAAATGATACTTTCTTGACTGAACAAGAAGCACTGCTTGTTAAAACAGCCACCATGAACCTATTATTTGAAGATTTGAAACAATTATCCGTTGCCTGATATGTCTGTACCTGATACAAAAAAACATGAAGTCACGCTAAAGCGTTTTTTACGTAAGAATTTACTGTACTATATTATTCCGAATGTATTTTTTAATACGATCATTCCATATTTTAGTTTTACAGACCTGAATGCTGTTCACTTATTTGATGGAGCGCAGAACCTGGCCCGGTTTATTTTGCCGATGGCCTTTTTTCTGCCCTTCATCATTACTTTTGATATTCTGAAAAAGACCATTACGCTTTCAGAGAAAGGACACTCAGAAATCATCTTGCCAGAAGGCTTCAAGAAAGTTAAATTCATTTTTCAGCTGGCAGGTATTAATGGTTTTTGCACCGTATCTTTTGTTTTTGCAGTGATGCTTGGCCTGCATTTTGGCTTTCCTGAGCTTTATAATTATAACGGAGCT
It encodes:
- a CDS encoding condensation domain-containing protein: MKRKLLFGERLMLGDGKTPFNGVFPIKIRGEFSAARLHHALLRLQQKHPLLNAVITYDKNNRPYFATANEQPVKIPVEILSRYSDHDWEAETVRQWQTPFRTELEPMLRVSWLKGDGVSELLTVFHHCLIDGGSIMTILTALFELIDNGDADIGQESPIRGLADIVPPEIMESRKKKIKVNLIGNIAVLALRLMPAGKKAVERKKDYLIHWKMDEEMTSQLSGFCKRAEVTVNTLLCAVLLQTFKEVRKEKSHNKISCPVDLRNINQHIKKDNIFAFGSMFVVSSYPELDFMSNLRAIHHDIKQKLKKIDPYLMLMVLEKAHPVLHKFSRFLKHSKSSNDCMFSNMGRITMPYQYKTFEIETMYAPTAIGPLGNTTSLLTSTCRGQMDFCFVASEGYIPYTEGQAIQTRIMSILKEQLKTQFQPG
- a CDS encoding phthiocerol/phthiodiolone dimycocerosyl transferase family protein, which codes for MKRKLIIGERVMYVDAATPVNCIFTVKIHGVIEPENLRAALDKIQHKHPLLRMQIDDQQAGGPYFVLNEQLKVIPVRVVERKGEQDWLNESKTEWNKLFDGENEPLARVIWLKSPEVSDLLLVLPHCICDGTTLVTLMQELLFLLDEPSMELKPYASFQSVKELLSSSFSVSPAKVFKARLFSLLGKAFFYFKPTQRKVAAGNNYVLHWRLDQQETVELVERSKAAGTTVHAALCIAVMKAFQQVRGIKAHGKVICPVDIRQFIPEIKNDNMFAFAPIVELEIDKNAEVDFWSKARMLKADLNTKVEALKVAEMLWMSEYFHAIVSRMVRFLKATDGTHDVTLSNMGRLRIAENYQNFEVLAIHSPTVAFPWRNPNTMIASTFKNKMDFTLMSNDTFLTEQEALLVKTATMNLLFEDLKQLSVA